Proteins from a genomic interval of Poecile atricapillus isolate bPoeAtr1 chromosome 1, bPoeAtr1.hap1, whole genome shotgun sequence:
- the ARF6 gene encoding ADP-ribosylation factor 6, which yields MGKVLSKIFGNKEMRILMLGLDAAGKTTILYKLKLGQSVTTIPTVGFNVETVTYKNVKFNVWDVGGQDKIRPLWRHYYTGTQGLIFVVDCADRDRIDEARQELHRIINDREMRDAIILIFANKQDLPDAMKPHEIQEKLGLTRIRDRNWYVQPSCATTGDGLYEGLTWLTSNYKS from the coding sequence ATGGGCAAGGTGCTGTCCAAGATCTTCGGGAACAAGGAGATGCGGATCCTGATGCTGGGGCTGGACGCGGCCGGCAAGACAACGATCCTGTACAAGCTGAAGCTGGGCCAGTCGGTGACCACGATCCCCACCGTGGGCTTCAACGTGGAGACCGTCACCTACAAGAACGTCAAGTTCAACGTGTGGGACGTGGGCGGCCAGGACAAGATCCGGCCCCTGTGGCGGCACTACTACACGGGCACGCAGGGGCTCATCTTCGTGGTGGACTGCGCCGACCGCGACCGCATCGACGAGGCGCGGCAGGAGCTGCACCGCATCATCAACGACCGGGAGATGCGGGACGCCATCATCCTCATCTTCGCCAACAAGCAGGACCTGCCCGACGCCATGAAACCCCACGAGATCCAGGAGAAACTGGGCCTGACCCGAATCAGGGATAGGAATTGGTATGTGCAGCCCTCCTGTGCCACGACGGGGGATGGACTCTACGAAGGGCTGACGTGGTTAACGTCCAATTATAAATCCTAA
- the LOC131574829 gene encoding uncharacterized protein LOC131574829, whose product MCDLRHTLMLFAAHARRGTALRDSSGQSRSGMSCFGKLLAEQSFPVWRRFPERVKLRAEDTGSVHRRDPATDRHGSFDLLRLRPGPVHPSLGDLVTPGSPRITISMPALAWTPARHSPLQPRTPGLSDPPASASPELGLQAQATVPGCSSGLSPLPITPGAASGAPQRCSSTVGGAAGAGRKIELFKDMPQVSRGNNWFLSSTDGIAFLQCRGQATKVFEGSVQQRLFPSLSRGKQGKMSCTTSKQV is encoded by the exons ATGTGTGATTTGAG GCACACCCTGATGCTGTTTGCAGCTCACGCCAGGCGAGGCACAGCTCTCCGGGACAGCTCCGGACAGAGCAGATCAGGGATGTCCTGCTTTGGAAAACTCCTCGCAGAGCAAAGCTTCCCCGTTTGGCGGCGTTTTCCTGAGAGGGTAAAGCTCAGAGCCGAGGACACGG GGTCTGTTCACAGGCGCGATCCCGCTACTGACCGCCACGGGAGCTTTGACCTGCTCCGTCTCCGACCTGGGCCGGTTCACCCCTCCTTAGGCGACCTGGTGACCCCCGGCTCCCCCAGGATCACCATATCGATGCCGGCCTTAGCTTGGACGCCCGCTCGGCACAGCCCCCTGCAGCCCAGAACCCCCGGGCTCAGCGATCCGCCAGCCTCAGCCTCCCCGGAGCTTGGATTACAGGCACAAGCCACCGTGCCCGGCTGCTCCTCGGGGCTGTCTCCGCTCCCCATCACCCCGGGAGCGGCCTCGGGAGCCCCTCAGCGCTGCAGCAGCACGgtgggaggagcagcaggcGCAGGAAGGAAAATCGAGCTCTTCAA AGACATGCCCCAGGTATCCCGTGGGAATAACTGGTTCCTCTCCTCCACGGATGGAATTGCGTTTCTCCAGTGCAGAGGTCAAG CCACAAAGGTCTTTGAAGGATCAGTGCAACAGAGGCTTTTCCCATCTCTGTCAAGAGGGAAGCAAGGAAAGATGAGCTGCACCACATCCAAACAGGTTTGA
- the LOC131574830 gene encoding uncharacterized protein LOC131574830 codes for MKEKKEKKEAEKEKEEKKMEKDKEEEEKKEEEDEEEKAEERRWKRSKRRGGEGAGGGSGGGAGGGSGAAGGGPGAAPHKPYRRRSGHAAPGAVARACSPSCRGG; via the coding sequence atgaaggaaaagaaggagaagaaggaggcggagaaagaaaaggaagagaagaagatggagaaggacaaagaggaggaggagaagaaggaggaagaagacgaggaggagaaagcagaggagAGACGGTGGAAGAGGAGcaaaaggagaggaggagaaggagcagggggaggatcaggaggaggagcagggggaggaTCAGGAGCAGCGGGaggcgggccgggggcggctcCGCACAAGCCGTATCGCCGGCGGAGCGGGCACGCAGCGCCGGGCGCGGTGGCGCGCGCCTGTAGTCCCAGCTGCCGGGGAGGCTGA